A region from the Hydrogenimonas sp. genome encodes:
- a CDS encoding chorismate synthase encodes MSNTFGRRFCMTTFGESHGRAIGCVLDGVPAGLEIDEEFIQSELERRRPGKNRYATARKEPDRVEIVSGVFEGKSTGTPIAMVIFNRDQKSKDYGNIKDLFRPGHADFTYWEKYGIRDYRGGGRSSARETAARVAAGAVAKLMLEKLGVKVESGIFKIGDVEARKYDFEYAAQSEIFSLDPSVEQKQKDAVLDARERHDSIGGAALVRISGVPVGLGEPIYYKLDAVLAEAMMGINAVKGVEIGEGMRSAEMFGSQNNDEMGREGFLSHHAGGTLGGISSGDTVDIRVYFKPTPSIFKPLRTLDIHGEEVICELKGRHDPCVAIRGSVVAEAMAAIVIADMVLLNMGRKMEDVARYYAGGRG; translated from the coding sequence GTGAGCAATACATTCGGCAGACGTTTCTGTATGACTACATTCGGAGAGTCCCACGGCAGGGCAATAGGGTGCGTTCTTGACGGCGTGCCTGCCGGGCTGGAGATCGACGAAGAGTTCATACAGTCCGAGCTGGAGCGTCGGCGACCCGGAAAAAACCGATATGCCACGGCAAGAAAAGAGCCCGACAGGGTCGAGATAGTGAGCGGGGTTTTCGAAGGGAAAAGCACGGGAACGCCGATAGCGATGGTGATTTTCAATAGAGACCAGAAGTCGAAAGACTACGGCAACATAAAAGATCTTTTTCGCCCCGGGCACGCAGATTTTACCTACTGGGAAAAGTATGGAATCCGTGACTACAGGGGCGGCGGAAGAAGCAGTGCACGCGAGACGGCCGCCAGGGTAGCCGCCGGAGCGGTTGCAAAGCTTATGCTTGAAAAGCTTGGGGTGAAGGTTGAGAGCGGCATATTCAAAATAGGCGATGTAGAGGCGCGGAAGTACGATTTCGAGTATGCCGCGCAGAGCGAGATATTCTCTCTCGATCCGTCGGTCGAACAGAAACAGAAAGATGCGGTTCTGGATGCCAGGGAGAGACACGACAGTATCGGCGGGGCGGCACTGGTAAGGATCAGCGGAGTTCCTGTAGGACTTGGAGAGCCTATCTACTACAAACTGGATGCGGTACTGGCCGAAGCGATGATGGGCATAAACGCCGTCAAGGGGGTAGAGATCGGAGAGGGCATGCGCAGTGCCGAGATGTTCGGCAGCCAAAATAACGACGAGATGGGCAGGGAGGGCTTTTTGAGCCATCACGCCGGAGGAACCCTCGGGGGAATCAGCAGCGGCGACACTGTAGATATCAGGGTCTATTTCAAGCCGACTCCTTCCATCTTCAAGCCTCTCAGAACACTCGATATCCACGGCGAGGAGGTCATCTGCGAACTCAAGGGGCGTCACGATCCGTGTGTCGCCATCCGCGGCTCTGTCGTGGCGGAAGCCATGGCCGCCATAGTCATCGCGGATATGGTGCTTCTCAACATGGGGCGCAAGATGGAAGATGTGGCGCGCTATTATGCGGGCGGCAGAGGCTGA
- a CDS encoding zinc ABC transporter, periplasmic-binding protein ZnuA → MRRSPIRKIYLSVLLFLFVPGALWAKVVVAVSILPQKSFVEKIAGDLADVTVMVPPGASPASYEPKASQMKKITRAEIYFAIGVPFEKAWLPRFAAQNPKMKIVDVTAGIKKRPMVSHRHEHGSGHHHREDSLDLHVWLSPPLVAIVAENIAEALKDADPEHAAEYMKNLERFKREIEALDRELRKILEPCRGTAMMVFHPSWGYFANQYGLRQIPIEAEGKEPRSKRLAELIKEAKEEGVKAIFVQPQFSKRAAEAIADSIGAEVVVADPMAADWAESLIDTAKELCKAAR, encoded by the coding sequence ATGCGCAGGAGTCCGATACGGAAGATCTATCTTTCGGTACTTCTCTTTCTTTTCGTTCCCGGCGCACTATGGGCGAAAGTGGTTGTAGCGGTCAGCATACTCCCGCAAAAGAGCTTTGTGGAGAAGATCGCGGGCGATCTGGCGGATGTCACCGTAATGGTGCCTCCGGGCGCCTCGCCGGCGTCGTATGAGCCGAAAGCTTCACAGATGAAAAAGATCACCCGGGCGGAGATCTACTTCGCCATAGGGGTTCCATTCGAAAAGGCGTGGCTTCCCCGCTTCGCGGCTCAGAATCCGAAAATGAAAATCGTGGATGTGACGGCTGGCATCAAGAAGCGGCCGATGGTTTCCCACCGCCATGAGCATGGAAGTGGCCACCATCACCGCGAAGACTCTTTGGATCTGCATGTATGGCTCTCTCCGCCTCTTGTGGCGATAGTAGCCGAAAATATTGCTGAAGCTCTGAAAGATGCCGACCCGGAACATGCCGCGGAGTATATGAAGAACCTCGAGCGGTTCAAACGTGAAATAGAGGCACTCGACAGAGAGCTGCGTAAAATCCTGGAACCATGCAGGGGTACGGCCATGATGGTCTTTCACCCCTCGTGGGGATACTTTGCGAATCAGTACGGCCTGAGGCAGATACCTATAGAAGCAGAAGGGAAAGAGCCGAGATCGAAGAGGCTCGCAGAGCTTATAAAGGAGGCGAAAGAGGAGGGTGTCAAGGCTATTTTCGTCCAGCCGCAATTCTCTAAGAGGGCCGCGGAAGCGATAGCCGACTCGATAGGTGCGGAAGTAGTCGTTGCCGATCCTATGGCGGCAGATTGGGCAGAAAGCCTGATAGATACGGCGAAAGAGTTGTGCAAAGCGGCCAGATGA
- a CDS encoding zinc ABC transporter, ATP-binding protein ZnuC: MREYAVELENLCFSYGGEMVLKDISLRVERGDFLAIIGPNGGGKSTLLKLMMGILKPSCGEVRLFGKPPLQNSVSIGYVPQETGHNLDFPITVRDVVLMGVLHKRNIFRRYDSTLENRAAEALQRVGMDLYADRRISELSGGQRQRVLIARALCGDPEILMLDEPTASIDLSGQWEIFELLEDLNRKMTIIVVSHDMSMVMGFAKHAAYVNGNVVMHTIDSHTRYQIKRQMQGHEGHYCGAEFWIDMGRKIECNEECRDA; the protein is encoded by the coding sequence ATGAGAGAGTATGCTGTAGAGCTTGAAAATCTCTGCTTCTCCTATGGCGGCGAGATGGTGCTGAAGGATATCTCACTGAGGGTGGAGAGGGGCGATTTTCTGGCGATAATAGGCCCCAACGGAGGGGGAAAAAGCACCCTTTTGAAGCTTATGATGGGTATCCTGAAGCCCTCGTGCGGAGAGGTCAGGCTTTTTGGAAAACCTCCCCTGCAAAATAGTGTCTCGATCGGCTATGTACCGCAGGAGACGGGGCATAACCTTGACTTTCCGATAACCGTCAGGGATGTGGTGCTGATGGGAGTTCTACATAAACGGAACATATTCAGGCGCTACGATTCGACCCTTGAAAACAGGGCTGCGGAGGCTCTTCAGAGAGTCGGGATGGATCTTTACGCCGATCGCAGAATATCGGAGCTTTCCGGCGGACAGCGCCAAAGGGTACTCATTGCCAGGGCGCTTTGCGGAGATCCGGAGATTTTGATGCTCGACGAGCCGACGGCGAGTATAGATTTGAGCGGCCAGTGGGAGATATTCGAGCTTCTGGAGGATCTCAACCGAAAGATGACGATAATCGTGGTCAGCCACGATATGAGTATGGTGATGGGTTTTGCGAAACATGCGGCTTATGTCAACGGGAACGTAGTCATGCATACCATAGATTCGCATACACGTTACCAGATAAAGCGTCAGATGCAGGGGCACGAAGGGCACTACTGCGGAGCGGAGTTCTGGATAGATATGGGCAGGAAGATCGAGTGCAACGAGGAGTGCAGAGATGCTTGA
- a CDS encoding zinc ABC transporter, inner membrane permease protein ZnuB: MLEALQMPFFVNALAAGILIAVAIGLIGPLTMANKMTFMSGGIAHATYGGVGAALFFGFSVLAGAALAAVVAAALISFISYRYAHRADTAIGIVWAVGMAIGVIFSDLTPGYNVDLMSFLFGSILAVKSTDLWIMALFDLAAVILVWLHYYDFTALSFDPVFARLKGVKTEFLHFLLLGLVAMTVVLSMRLVGLIMVIALLTMPSFSSERFVNSLGSMMLLSILLCIIYITGGLFLAYMYDLSSGASVILLAAFGTITLFLIKAVSKKSFKGIEK; this comes from the coding sequence ATGCTTGAAGCTCTTCAGATGCCTTTTTTCGTCAACGCCCTGGCGGCTGGGATATTGATAGCGGTCGCAATCGGTCTCATAGGCCCTCTTACGATGGCCAACAAGATGACGTTCATGAGCGGAGGTATAGCCCATGCCACATACGGGGGTGTCGGAGCCGCCCTCTTTTTCGGCTTCTCTGTTCTTGCCGGTGCCGCCCTGGCCGCTGTCGTAGCCGCCGCTCTGATCTCCTTCATCTCCTACCGGTACGCACACCGTGCGGATACCGCAATAGGCATAGTCTGGGCGGTCGGAATGGCTATAGGTGTGATTTTCAGCGATCTCACACCGGGTTACAATGTAGACCTGATGAGTTTTCTCTTCGGTTCGATTCTCGCGGTAAAGAGCACCGATCTGTGGATAATGGCTCTTTTCGATCTGGCGGCGGTCATACTGGTGTGGCTCCACTACTACGACTTCACCGCTTTGAGTTTCGATCCGGTTTTTGCAAGGCTGAAAGGGGTAAAAACGGAGTTCCTCCACTTCCTGCTTCTGGGTCTTGTAGCAATGACGGTGGTTCTCTCCATGCGCCTTGTCGGCCTGATAATGGTTATCGCTCTTCTGACGATGCCGAGCTTTTCAAGTGAAAGATTTGTAAACTCCCTGGGAAGCATGATGCTTCTGTCGATACTGCTCTGTATCATCTACATTACGGGGGGACTTTTCCTCGCATACATGTACGATCTCTCCTCCGGTGCATCAGTTATACTACTGGCCGCATTTGGTACAATTACACTGTTTTTGATAAAGGCTGTCTCAAAAAAGAGCTTCAAAGGAATTGAAAAATGA
- a CDS encoding UTP--glucose-1-phosphate uridylyltransferase has product MIKKCLFPAAGYGTRFLPATKAMPKEMLPVMAKPLIQYGVEEAVEAGMDIMAIITGRGKRAIEDHFDISYELEHQIRGSSKEYLLQEIRALINRCTFTYTRQIEMKGLGDAIYKGRVLIGNEPFAVLLADDLCTHTEGDGVLSQMVKVYDEKYKCSIVAVQEVPMDQVSRYGVIAGKEVDDGLYMVDTMVEKPERSEAPSNLAIIGRYILTPDIFDLIEETEPGKGGEIQITDALMAQAERGMVMAYKFRGRRFDCGSIEGFVEATNFFYEQSKKEK; this is encoded by the coding sequence ATGATAAAAAAGTGTCTTTTCCCGGCCGCGGGTTACGGAACGAGATTTCTTCCCGCTACGAAGGCGATGCCCAAAGAGATGCTTCCGGTTATGGCCAAACCTCTCATACAGTATGGAGTCGAGGAGGCCGTAGAGGCCGGCATGGATATTATGGCGATAATTACCGGCAGGGGCAAGAGGGCCATTGAGGACCATTTCGATATAAGCTACGAACTGGAACATCAGATACGGGGGAGCTCCAAAGAGTACCTGCTGCAGGAGATAAGGGCACTCATAAACCGCTGCACCTTCACATATACGCGACAGATAGAGATGAAGGGGCTGGGAGATGCCATATACAAAGGGCGCGTTCTGATAGGCAACGAGCCTTTCGCGGTACTGCTTGCGGATGACCTATGCACACATACAGAGGGAGACGGTGTGCTTTCGCAGATGGTGAAAGTGTACGACGAGAAGTACAAGTGCTCCATTGTGGCGGTACAGGAGGTGCCGATGGATCAGGTGAGCAGATACGGGGTCATCGCGGGAAAAGAGGTGGATGACGGCCTCTATATGGTCGATACGATGGTGGAGAAGCCGGAGCGCAGCGAAGCACCGTCGAACCTTGCCATAATAGGGCGATATATTCTTACTCCGGATATTTTCGACCTTATCGAGGAGACCGAACCGGGCAAAGGCGGAGAGATACAGATTACCGATGCCCTTATGGCCCAGGCTGAAAGGGGTATGGTGATGGCCTACAAGTTCAGAGGACGCCGATTTGACTGCGGCAGCATAGAGGGTTTTGTGGAGGCGACCAACTTCTTTTACGAGCAGAGTAAAAAGGAGAAGTGA
- a CDS encoding D-3-phosphoglycerate dehydrogenase produces the protein MKIVFLDAVTLGEDVDLDVFETFGEVEVYGKTAPEERAARCRDADIIVTNKVVIDREIIDGSPSLKLVCVAATGMNNVDLEYAAQKGIEVKNVAGYSTHSVVQHTFAMLFYLMEKLPYYDNYVKSREWSRSGIFTCIDRPFHELRGKQWGIIGLGTIGKEVAKVAEAFGATVVYYSTSGKNEDPFYPRMELDTLL, from the coding sequence ATGAAGATTGTATTTTTGGATGCCGTTACCCTGGGTGAAGATGTAGACCTTGATGTTTTCGAGACCTTCGGAGAGGTGGAGGTGTATGGGAAAACCGCCCCCGAAGAGAGGGCGGCACGCTGCAGGGATGCGGATATAATAGTTACCAACAAAGTGGTAATAGACAGAGAGATCATAGACGGATCGCCCTCCTTGAAGCTTGTATGTGTTGCCGCTACTGGTATGAACAATGTCGATCTGGAGTATGCCGCCCAAAAAGGGATAGAGGTCAAAAACGTTGCCGGATACTCTACTCACAGTGTCGTACAGCATACGTTCGCGATGCTCTTTTACCTGATGGAGAAGCTGCCGTATTACGACAACTACGTAAAGTCCAGAGAGTGGAGCCGCTCCGGTATCTTTACATGTATAGATCGCCCTTTTCACGAACTGCGCGGCAAACAGTGGGGAATAATCGGGCTCGGTACCATAGGGAAAGAGGTCGCCAAAGTGGCGGAAGCCTTCGGTGCAACGGTGGTATACTACTCTACGAGCGGCAAAAATGAAGATCCGTTCTATCCGCGTATGGAGCTGGATACACTTCTTTAG
- a CDS encoding D-3-phosphoglycerate dehydrogenase encodes MKIRSIRVWSWIHFFSTSHIISIHAPLNEKTENLLDFARLQKIEAGSILLNLGRGGIVNEKDLVHIMDDKELYVGLDVTRMEPLPEDSVLYEVANPERLLITPHIAWTSVEARRELVRGIFENIAKFLKVHTI; translated from the coding sequence ATGAAGATCCGTTCTATCCGCGTATGGAGCTGGATACACTTCTTTAGTACCTCCCATATCATCTCAATACATGCACCGCTGAATGAAAAGACGGAAAATCTGCTCGATTTTGCAAGACTGCAGAAGATCGAAGCAGGCTCCATCCTTCTGAATCTGGGACGCGGCGGCATTGTCAATGAAAAGGATCTGGTCCACATCATGGATGACAAAGAGCTATATGTCGGGCTTGATGTGACCCGGATGGAGCCATTGCCTGAAGATTCGGTTCTTTATGAGGTTGCGAACCCTGAGCGTCTGCTGATAACTCCACATATCGCATGGACGAGTGTCGAGGCTCGCAGAGAGCTGGTTAGAGGTATTTTCGAGAATATTGCGAAATTTTTAAAGGTCCATACGATCTGA
- a CDS encoding hypothetical alternative hydroxymethylpyrimidine phosphate kinase ThiD codes for MKSNKIQEPKLFRLIDANLNRLREGIRVIEDINRYLYDNKEVASRLKSIRHLCKIENYSELLTHRDIGNDVLKESVETEMERKDIGAVMLANYKRTQEAARVLEESLKLTDPTLSENFKKIRYELYALEQANLAG; via the coding sequence GTGAAGAGTAATAAGATACAGGAGCCGAAACTATTTCGGCTGATAGACGCGAATCTCAACCGTCTGAGGGAGGGGATTCGCGTCATCGAAGATATAAACCGCTATCTCTACGACAACAAAGAAGTCGCCTCGAGACTCAAATCTATAAGACACCTGTGTAAAATAGAGAACTATTCAGAACTTCTGACACACCGGGATATCGGCAACGATGTTCTCAAGGAGAGTGTCGAGACGGAGATGGAGCGTAAAGATATAGGTGCCGTTATGCTTGCAAACTACAAACGCACACAGGAGGCCGCAAGAGTTCTCGAAGAGAGCCTCAAGCTGACCGACCCTACCCTTTCGGAAAACTTCAAAAAGATCAGGTACGAACTCTACGCCCTCGAGCAGGCAAACCTTGCTGGATAA
- a CDS encoding arginine/ornithine antiporter ArcD yields MSLYNREYLHNQGAQRQEERYEQKVFEEQPARSEEDLAQFIKTTYQLFAASCIAGAAGAYAGMGMQAAISQWYIGLVILEFAMLFGLMFTRKKPGLNMVMLFGFTFLTGITLVPLLAAVGSAVVAQAFIMTAVIAGGHSLYAMQSTRDFSSWGKPLFIALIILVVGSVINLFLGSPLLQVLIAGGGALLFSFMIIYDTQKIIQGAFATPVEAAVAIYLDVLNLFISLLQILGIFGREE; encoded by the coding sequence GTGTCACTCTATAACCGTGAATATCTACACAATCAAGGTGCACAACGCCAGGAAGAGCGCTATGAGCAGAAAGTTTTCGAGGAACAGCCGGCCAGAAGCGAAGAGGACCTGGCACAGTTTATAAAAACAACATACCAGCTCTTTGCGGCATCCTGTATTGCCGGTGCGGCCGGAGCCTATGCCGGTATGGGAATGCAGGCGGCTATTTCCCAATGGTATATCGGTCTTGTCATTCTGGAGTTCGCTATGCTCTTCGGTCTTATGTTTACAAGAAAAAAGCCCGGGCTCAATATGGTGATGCTGTTCGGCTTTACATTCCTTACAGGCATTACGCTGGTTCCGCTTCTTGCCGCAGTAGGCAGTGCGGTTGTCGCGCAGGCTTTTATCATGACAGCCGTAATAGCCGGGGGACACAGCCTCTACGCCATGCAGTCCACACGCGACTTCAGCAGCTGGGGTAAGCCTCTTTTCATAGCCTTGATAATTCTGGTCGTAGGCTCAGTCATAAACCTGTTTCTTGGCAGCCCTCTGCTCCAGGTGCTGATTGCCGGCGGCGGCGCGCTGCTATTCAGTTTTATGATCATATACGATACACAGAAGATCATACAGGGGGCATTTGCTACACCTGTCGAAGCGGCCGTAGCAATATATCTGGATGTTCTCAACCTCTTCATATCACTACTGCAGATTCTCGGCATTTTCGGACGTGAAGAGTAA
- a CDS encoding ATP-binding protein, with amino-acid sequence MNRESLLKELEKVNYPGLEKSIVQMKVVKEVTEKDGKSTVLLSMQNDEAFMKIKSTLEDMFGDSVMIEREAPAKKSINYGNTSNPNNRAPYAKRVIAVTSGKGGVGKSTVSVNLAVALAQKGFKVGLLDADVYGPNVPRMVGTAHEKLQWNENDKIVPSENFGIKIMSVGLTTPSSDTPLVWRSSVAVSALIQFLEDVEWGELDFLVIDMPPGTGDIQLTMAQELPISAGVIVTTPQPVALDDVSRAIMMFKDINVPIGGLVENMSYFIAPDTKKRYDIFGSGGGEETAKRYSIPFLGRIPLDMRIRELSDEGRPPVAMGDKLQKEFYKDIADNLMKEIS; translated from the coding sequence ATGAATAGAGAGAGTCTGCTCAAAGAGTTGGAAAAGGTGAACTATCCGGGGCTGGAGAAGTCGATAGTTCAGATGAAGGTCGTAAAAGAGGTTACAGAAAAAGATGGAAAGAGCACAGTTTTGCTTTCGATGCAGAACGATGAAGCCTTTATGAAGATAAAATCCACACTGGAAGATATGTTCGGCGACAGCGTAATGATAGAGAGAGAGGCTCCAGCGAAAAAAAGCATCAACTACGGTAATACTTCAAATCCCAACAACAGGGCCCCCTACGCAAAGAGGGTCATAGCCGTTACAAGCGGGAAAGGGGGCGTGGGCAAGAGTACCGTATCGGTCAACCTCGCTGTCGCGCTCGCCCAGAAAGGGTTCAAGGTTGGACTTCTGGATGCCGACGTATACGGACCCAATGTGCCCAGAATGGTCGGAACCGCCCACGAGAAGCTGCAGTGGAACGAGAATGACAAAATAGTCCCCAGCGAGAACTTCGGAATAAAGATAATGAGTGTCGGGCTGACTACCCCCTCCTCCGATACCCCTCTCGTCTGGCGAAGCTCGGTAGCCGTAAGCGCTCTGATACAGTTTCTGGAAGATGTAGAGTGGGGGGAGCTCGATTTCCTCGTAATAGACATGCCTCCCGGCACCGGTGATATACAGCTGACGATGGCCCAGGAGCTGCCAATAAGCGCCGGGGTCATAGTCACGACCCCCCAACCTGTCGCACTCGATGACGTCAGCAGGGCCATTATGATGTTCAAAGATATAAATGTCCCGATAGGGGGGCTCGTGGAAAATATGAGCTACTTCATAGCACCGGATACGAAAAAAAGATACGACATTTTCGGAAGCGGGGGCGGAGAAGAGACAGCAAAAAGATACTCGATACCGTTTTTGGGCAGGATACCGCTCGATATGCGGATCAGAGAGTTGTCCGATGAAGGCAGGCCGCCAGTAGCGATGGGAGACAAACTGCAAAAAGAGTTCTATAAAGATATAGCAGATAACCTTATGAAAGAGATTTCATAG